Proteins co-encoded in one Diprion similis isolate iyDipSimi1 chromosome 13, iyDipSimi1.1, whole genome shotgun sequence genomic window:
- the LOC124414206 gene encoding uncharacterized protein LOC124414206, with protein sequence MRKGSQCIARTINLSSPRNCASPRQVQKLINADVMTTCPDSRSSYVSPRPVPVRVCTRRDVERTLPPKLCECSQKLPPETLVQKLRRLANGVLKSGIAAGLVYWTTAEGVWGDAEETEILYGRIVKSVAPAFQDVVDVKDITKSRYGPTKSFQFCFQDIPQHLRNWGLVQELVNLQYVHWVYLNTTPHFTQTKAPHLENVRYKLLDGYNRAVLAIVGLMISIPMKLEEKMSEIFFACEEVSSGEKGAGNTKI encoded by the exons ATGAGGAAAGGATCGCAATGCATCGCTCGTACGATCAATCTCTCCAGTCCAAGGAACTGCGCTTCTCCACGCCAGGTCCAGAAGCTTATCAACGCGGACGTAATGACTACATGTCCGGATTCTAGATCATCGTACGTGAGTCCACGGCCAGTGCCAGTTCGCGTCTGcacgcgtcgcgacgtcgagAGGACGCTGCCACCTAAG CTGTGCGAATGTTCCCAAAAATTACCGCCGGAAACACTGGTGCAGAAGTTACGAAGGTTGGCTAACGGTGTCCTGAAATCCGGCATTGCTGCTGGTCTGGTCTACTGGACAACCGCCGAAGGCGTCTGGGGCGACGCCGAGGAAACCGAAATCCTTTACGGCCGCATCGTTAAGTCGGTTGCTCCTGCTTTTCAGGATGTCGTCGATGTCAAGGAT ATCACCAAAAGCCGATATGGGCCGACAAAGTCTTTTCAATTCTGTTTTCAAGACATACCTCAGCA TCTAAGGAATTGGGGTCTTGTACAGGAACTAGTG aacCTTCAGTATGTTCATTGGGTTTACCTTAACACTACACCACACTTCACACAGACGAAGGCTCCGCACCTGGAAAACGTGAGGTATAAACTGTTGGACGGTTACAACAGAGCAGTATTGGCTATAGTAGGACTGATGATCAGCATCCCGATGAAGCTGGAGGAAAAGATGTCCGAGATATTTTTCGCCTGCGAGGAAGTCAGCAGCGGCGAGAAAGGAGCTGGGAacacaaaaatttga